In Mus caroli chromosome 9, CAROLI_EIJ_v1.1, whole genome shotgun sequence, a single window of DNA contains:
- the Tmprss5 gene encoding transmembrane protease serine 5 isoform X1: MSPTLDDQSPMEIRYTEEDTGPGIFRMELGDQRQSISQSQRWCCLQRGCVILGILGLLAGAGVASWLLVLYLWPAASPSISGTLQEEEMTLNCPGVSREEELLPSLPKTVSFRINGEDLLLQVQVRPRPDWLLVCHEGWSPALGMHICKSLGHIRLTQHKAVNLSDIKLNRSQEFAQLSARPGGLVEEAWKPSANCSSGRIVSLKCSECGARPLASRIVGGQAVASGRWPWQASVMLGSRHTCGASVLAPHWVVTAAHCMYSFRLSRLSSWRVHAGLVNHGAVRQHQGTMVEKIIPHPLYSAQNHDYDVALLQLRTPINFSDTVGAVCLPAKEQHFPWGSQCWVSGWGHTDPSHTHSSDTLQDTMVPLLSTHLCNSSCMYSGALTHRMLCAGYLDGRADACQGDSGGPLVCPSGDTWHLVGVVSWGRGCAEPNHPGVYAKVAEFLDWIHDTVQVR, from the exons ATG AGTCCAACACTGGATGACCAAAGCCCAATGGAGATTAGGTACACGGAAGAAGATACTGGGCCTGGGATCTTCAGAATGGAGTTGGGAGACCAGCGGCAATCCA TTTCTCAGTCCCAACGCTGGTGCTGCCTGCAACGTGGCTGTGTAATACTGGGCATCCTGGGGCTGCTGGCTGGAGCAGGTGTTGCTTCATGGCTCTTAG TATTGTATCTATGGCCGGCTGCCTCTCCATCCATCTCTGGGACGTTGCAGGAGGAGGAGATGACTTTGAACTGTCCAGGAGTGAGCCGTGAGGAAGAgctccttccatctcttcccAAAACAG TATCTTTCAGAATAAATGGAGAGGATCTTCTGCTTCAAGTGCAAGTAAGACCTCGGCCAGACTGGCTCTTGGTCTGCCACGAGGGCTGGAGCCCTGCCCTGGGCATGCACATCTGCAAGAGTCTTGGGCATATCAG GCTCACTCAACACAAGGCTGTGAATCTGTCTGACATCAAGCTCAACAGATCCCAGGAGTTTGCTCAACTCTCTGCTAGACCGGGAGGCCTTGTAGAGGAGGCATGGAAGCCCAG CGCTAACTGTTCTTCTGGCCGAATTGTTTCTCTCAAATGTTCTG AGTGTGGggcaaggcctctggcttctcgAATAGTTGGCGGCCAAGCGGTGGCTTCTGGGCGCTGGCCATGGCAAGCTAGTGTGATGCTTGGCTCCCGGCACACGTGTGGGGCCTCTGTGTTGGCACCACACTGGGTAGtgactgctgcccactgcatGTACAG TTTCAGGCTGTCCCGCCTATCCAGCTGGCGGGTTCATGCAGGGCTGGTCAACCACGGTGCTGTCCGACAACACCAGGGAACTATGGTGGAGAAGATCATTCCCCACCCTTTGTACAGTGCCCAGAACCATGACTATGATGTGGCTCTGCTGCAGCTCCGGACACCAATCAACTTCTCAG ACACCGTGGGCGCTGTGTGCTTGCCGGCCAAGGAGCAGCACTTTCCATGGGGGTCGCAGTGCTGGGTGTCTGGCTGGGGCCACACCGACCCCAGCCATA CTCATAGCTCAGATACACTGCAGGACACAATGGTACCCCTGCTCAGCACCCACCTCTGCAACAGCTCATGCATGTACAGCGGGGCACTTACACATCGCATGTTATGTGCTGGCTACCTGGATGGAAGGGCAGATGCATGCCAG GGAGACAGCGGGGGACCCCTGGTATGTCCCAGTGGTGACACATGGCACCTTGTAGGGGTGGTCAGCTGGGGTCGTGGCTGTGCAGAGCCCAATCACCCAGGTGTCTATGCCAAGGTAGCAGAGTTCCTGGACTGGATCCATGACACTGTGCAG GTCCGCTAg
- the Tmprss5 gene encoding transmembrane protease serine 5 isoform X2 codes for MEIRYTEEDTGPGIFRMELGDQRQSISQSQRWCCLQRGCVILGILGLLAGAGVASWLLVLYLWPAASPSISGTLQEEEMTLNCPGVSREEELLPSLPKTVSFRINGEDLLLQVQVRPRPDWLLVCHEGWSPALGMHICKSLGHIRLTQHKAVNLSDIKLNRSQEFAQLSARPGGLVEEAWKPSANCSSGRIVSLKCSECGARPLASRIVGGQAVASGRWPWQASVMLGSRHTCGASVLAPHWVVTAAHCMYSFRLSRLSSWRVHAGLVNHGAVRQHQGTMVEKIIPHPLYSAQNHDYDVALLQLRTPINFSDTVGAVCLPAKEQHFPWGSQCWVSGWGHTDPSHTHSSDTLQDTMVPLLSTHLCNSSCMYSGALTHRMLCAGYLDGRADACQGDSGGPLVCPSGDTWHLVGVVSWGRGCAEPNHPGVYAKVAEFLDWIHDTVQVR; via the exons ATGGAGATTAGGTACACGGAAGAAGATACTGGGCCTGGGATCTTCAGAATGGAGTTGGGAGACCAGCGGCAATCCA TTTCTCAGTCCCAACGCTGGTGCTGCCTGCAACGTGGCTGTGTAATACTGGGCATCCTGGGGCTGCTGGCTGGAGCAGGTGTTGCTTCATGGCTCTTAG TATTGTATCTATGGCCGGCTGCCTCTCCATCCATCTCTGGGACGTTGCAGGAGGAGGAGATGACTTTGAACTGTCCAGGAGTGAGCCGTGAGGAAGAgctccttccatctcttcccAAAACAG TATCTTTCAGAATAAATGGAGAGGATCTTCTGCTTCAAGTGCAAGTAAGACCTCGGCCAGACTGGCTCTTGGTCTGCCACGAGGGCTGGAGCCCTGCCCTGGGCATGCACATCTGCAAGAGTCTTGGGCATATCAG GCTCACTCAACACAAGGCTGTGAATCTGTCTGACATCAAGCTCAACAGATCCCAGGAGTTTGCTCAACTCTCTGCTAGACCGGGAGGCCTTGTAGAGGAGGCATGGAAGCCCAG CGCTAACTGTTCTTCTGGCCGAATTGTTTCTCTCAAATGTTCTG AGTGTGGggcaaggcctctggcttctcgAATAGTTGGCGGCCAAGCGGTGGCTTCTGGGCGCTGGCCATGGCAAGCTAGTGTGATGCTTGGCTCCCGGCACACGTGTGGGGCCTCTGTGTTGGCACCACACTGGGTAGtgactgctgcccactgcatGTACAG TTTCAGGCTGTCCCGCCTATCCAGCTGGCGGGTTCATGCAGGGCTGGTCAACCACGGTGCTGTCCGACAACACCAGGGAACTATGGTGGAGAAGATCATTCCCCACCCTTTGTACAGTGCCCAGAACCATGACTATGATGTGGCTCTGCTGCAGCTCCGGACACCAATCAACTTCTCAG ACACCGTGGGCGCTGTGTGCTTGCCGGCCAAGGAGCAGCACTTTCCATGGGGGTCGCAGTGCTGGGTGTCTGGCTGGGGCCACACCGACCCCAGCCATA CTCATAGCTCAGATACACTGCAGGACACAATGGTACCCCTGCTCAGCACCCACCTCTGCAACAGCTCATGCATGTACAGCGGGGCACTTACACATCGCATGTTATGTGCTGGCTACCTGGATGGAAGGGCAGATGCATGCCAG GGAGACAGCGGGGGACCCCTGGTATGTCCCAGTGGTGACACATGGCACCTTGTAGGGGTGGTCAGCTGGGGTCGTGGCTGTGCAGAGCCCAATCACCCAGGTGTCTATGCCAAGGTAGCAGAGTTCCTGGACTGGATCCATGACACTGTGCAG GTCCGCTAg
- the Tmprss5 gene encoding transmembrane protease serine 5 isoform X3, producing the protein MHICKSLGHIRLTQHKAVNLSDIKLNRSQEFAQLSARPGGLVEEAWKPSANCSSGRIVSLKCSECGARPLASRIVGGQAVASGRWPWQASVMLGSRHTCGASVLAPHWVVTAAHCMYSFRLSRLSSWRVHAGLVNHGAVRQHQGTMVEKIIPHPLYSAQNHDYDVALLQLRTPINFSDTVGAVCLPAKEQHFPWGSQCWVSGWGHTDPSHTHSSDTLQDTMVPLLSTHLCNSSCMYSGALTHRMLCAGYLDGRADACQGDSGGPLVCPSGDTWHLVGVVSWGRGCAEPNHPGVYAKVAEFLDWIHDTVQVR; encoded by the exons ATGCACATCTGCAAGAGTCTTGGGCATATCAG GCTCACTCAACACAAGGCTGTGAATCTGTCTGACATCAAGCTCAACAGATCCCAGGAGTTTGCTCAACTCTCTGCTAGACCGGGAGGCCTTGTAGAGGAGGCATGGAAGCCCAG CGCTAACTGTTCTTCTGGCCGAATTGTTTCTCTCAAATGTTCTG AGTGTGGggcaaggcctctggcttctcgAATAGTTGGCGGCCAAGCGGTGGCTTCTGGGCGCTGGCCATGGCAAGCTAGTGTGATGCTTGGCTCCCGGCACACGTGTGGGGCCTCTGTGTTGGCACCACACTGGGTAGtgactgctgcccactgcatGTACAG TTTCAGGCTGTCCCGCCTATCCAGCTGGCGGGTTCATGCAGGGCTGGTCAACCACGGTGCTGTCCGACAACACCAGGGAACTATGGTGGAGAAGATCATTCCCCACCCTTTGTACAGTGCCCAGAACCATGACTATGATGTGGCTCTGCTGCAGCTCCGGACACCAATCAACTTCTCAG ACACCGTGGGCGCTGTGTGCTTGCCGGCCAAGGAGCAGCACTTTCCATGGGGGTCGCAGTGCTGGGTGTCTGGCTGGGGCCACACCGACCCCAGCCATA CTCATAGCTCAGATACACTGCAGGACACAATGGTACCCCTGCTCAGCACCCACCTCTGCAACAGCTCATGCATGTACAGCGGGGCACTTACACATCGCATGTTATGTGCTGGCTACCTGGATGGAAGGGCAGATGCATGCCAG GGAGACAGCGGGGGACCCCTGGTATGTCCCAGTGGTGACACATGGCACCTTGTAGGGGTGGTCAGCTGGGGTCGTGGCTGTGCAGAGCCCAATCACCCAGGTGTCTATGCCAAGGTAGCAGAGTTCCTGGACTGGATCCATGACACTGTGCAG GTCCGCTAg